From one Pseudomonas sp. B21-048 genomic stretch:
- a CDS encoding VCBS domain-containing protein: MATTTTTSGGTVTSLSNTPQATDDIFTTGVIGTGTTAITEELLGVVYLDVMSNDLGGSAKTLWSLDDATSLSTATKVYAPADLLIQDTGRIEATSTDTSFNGAKIWITSDGKVGYDAATLSTAFQAQLQSLAAGGSLTDSFTYAIRLGNGTLSWATAQVQFAGMNDSVTMTLGVQAGTVTEDATTTPNLTDSLSTSGTIAFSDVDLSDTHTASFVAAGGNATALGNFTLASVTEAANAANGTVNWTYTLNNAAAQYLAQGQTVTETYVVTINDGHGSTTTQNVTITIAGTNDQVQITSGVQAGDAEEDSGDYAADGSITFTDVDLIDTHSVTVTPGASGYLGSFTTNPLSDSTGTGSGSLGWNFAVNNTALQFLGEGQTLTQTYNVAIGDGAVQTVTITITGTNDQPTLTIIDTTGAMSEGNGTATLSDSGALSFADLDSTDTVTVSQTANGDIAWSGGALNVGVASALVAGFSVDQNSWDYSSNQNLDFLGAGETITFSYAVVATDDSGAANAASATQTVTITITGTNDAPVLSFATGNDAGAMQEDTTLSVSGQFSSADIDHAATATWSINGSASGTYGSIAVDNTGKWTYTLANGTDGIASAVQSLGAGESQDEVFTVQVSDGLGGVDTQLVTVTVSGTNDAPVLSFATGNDAGAVQEDTTLSVSGQFSSADIDHAATASWSIAGTNTGIYGSIAVDNTGKWTYTLANGTDGIASAVQSLGAGENHDEVFTVQVSDGLGGVDTQLVTVTVSGTNDAPVLSFATGNDAGAVQEDTTLSVSGQFSSADIDHAATASWSIAGTNTGIYGSIAVDNTGKWTYTLANGTDGVASAVQSLKAGESHDDVFTVQVSDGLGGVDTQLVTVTVTGTNDAPVLSFATGNDAGAVQEDTALSVSGQFSSADIDHAATATWSIAGTNTGTYGSIAVDNTGKWTYTLANGTDGIASAVQSLGAGENHDEVFTVQVSDGLGGVDTQLVTVTVSGTNDAPVLSFATGNDAGAVQEDTTLSVSGQFSSADIDHAATATWSITGTNTGTYGSIAVDSTGKWTYTLANGTDGIASAVQSLGAGESHDEVFTVQVSDGLGGVDTQLVTVTVTGTNDAAVLSSANVTLTETDSPLTTNGTLTISDVDSAATFVAQSNTAGSYGKFSIGTNGAWSYVADSAHNEFVAGTTYTDTFAVSSADGTLTSVTVHITGTNDAAVLSSASVTLTETDAPLTTNGTLTISDVDSAATFVTQSNTAGSYGQFSIGAGGAWTYVADSAHNEFVAGTTYTDTFAVSSADGTLTSVTVHITGTNDAAVLSSASVTLTETDSPLTTNGTLTISDVDSAATFVAQSNTDGSYGQFSIGTNGAWSYVADNAHNEFAAGTTYTDTFAVSSADGTLTSVTVHITGTNDAAVLSSANVTLTETDAPLTTNGTLTISDVDSAATFVAQSNTAGSYGQFSIGTNGAWSYVADNAHNEFAAGTTYTDTFAVSSADGTLTSVTVHITGTNDAAVLSSANVTLTETDAPLTTNGTLTISDVDSAASFVTQSNTAGSYGQFSIGTNGAWSYVADNAHNEFAAGTTYTDTFVVSSADGTLTSVTVHITGTNDAAVLSSASVTLTETDSPLTTNGTLTISDVDSAATFVAQSNTAGSYGKFSIGTNGAWSYVADNAHNEFAAGTTYTDTFVVSSADGTLTSVTVHITGTNDAAVLSSANVTLTETDAPLTTNGTLTISDVDSAASFVTQSNTAGSYGQFSIGTNGAWSYVADNAHNEFAAGTTYTDTFVVSSADGTLTSVTVHITGTNDAAVLSSASVTLTETDSPLTTNGTLTISDVDSAATFVAQSNTAGSYGQFSIGTNGAWSYVADNAHNEFAAGTTYTDTFVVSSADGTLTSVTVHITGTNDAAVLSSASVTLTETNAPLTATGTLTISDIDSPETFQAQSGTAGANGTFAINTAGNWSYTANSAFDALNVGDSLTDTFTVLSADGTATAVTVTINGSNDAAVLSSASVTLTETNAPLTATGTLTISDIDSAATFVTQTNTAGANGTFAINTAGNWSYTANSAFDALNVGDSLTDTFTVLSADGTATAVTVTINGSNDAPTITSNGGGTTASVSVAENTTAVTTVVATDVDLPAQTLSYSIVGGADAAKFSIVSGTGTLSFVSAPNFEAPTDSGTNNVYDVIVRASDGTLFDDQALAVSVTGVNDNTPVITSNGGGATASVNVAENTTAVTTVTATDADLPAQTLSYSIVGGADAAKFSIVSGTGALSFVSAPNFEAPTDSGTNNVYDVIVRASDGTLFDDQALAVSVTGVNDNTPVITSNGGGATASVNVAENTTAVTTVTATDADLPVQTLNYSILNTAGTDFSKFSISPSGVLTFKSAPDYENAQDVGGADGDNAYVVDVLVADGNGGTDTQTITVNVQNVVETPVDTVAPTVTVTGTALGIPNGSTSTVTFQFSEVVSGFNLSDVTVTTTSGTPRGTWSNFTQVDGDTYTATLTRTQSGGVKVDVTANSYTDLAGNAGAAGSSAVLPAGVAGEPINLALTTPSSDISGPITVSISGVPSGWIFNAGTDNGDGTWTVQTSDPGALTVTTPSDFAGALVLDVNMYWSNSDGSDGSAYVFNNVEVYAPGAPIFALSADDNLTGSSGADTFVFAQPIGNNQIYSFDVMADKIDLIGFAGVNGFADLSITNDANGNALVSISSGQSVTLKGVDAADLSEANFQFDVDPVMTNTGTLIIADGAIMPFGGSIHNSGTIELGSTGSETNLEILFRGATLTGGGQVLLSDSAQNVIFGGSADTVLTNVDNRISGAGQLGAGQLVLVNAGLILASGLNSLVLDTGSHTITNSGVLESTGEGGMTVASTVDNSGHLWANGGDLRLLADVMGNGSATIDGDATLTFSGAAHGSVAFHGEGAGTLVIAQAEAAGSLVGILGLESDDMLTFSDLAFGANTQLSYSANASGTGGLLTVDDGVHRAEVNLLGHYTVDDFQATDGGETGTQVSYSGESSGTLVGSMAADVLSGGDGNDILAGRGGEDTLSGGAGADMFAYLNVAEGADTILDYNFAEGDALDLSALLSANFVSGVSQASDFVQLAQSGSDITVKVDTDGAANGTNFTDVAVLANTGTSGSDLVRTWFGEADHTLTA, translated from the coding sequence GCGGCCAACGCAGCCAACGGCACCGTTAACTGGACTTACACCCTGAATAATGCGGCAGCCCAATACCTGGCCCAAGGGCAGACCGTTACTGAAACCTATGTGGTCACCATCAATGATGGGCATGGCTCGACGACAACGCAGAATGTGACTATCACCATCGCCGGCACCAACGATCAAGTGCAGATCACCAGCGGCGTACAGGCCGGCGATGCCGAGGAAGACAGCGGCGACTACGCAGCCGACGGCAGCATCACTTTCACCGACGTCGACCTGATCGACACCCACAGCGTCACCGTCACGCCGGGCGCTTCCGGTTATCTGGGCAGCTTCACCACCAATCCCCTGAGCGACAGCACCGGTACAGGCAGCGGTTCGCTGGGCTGGAACTTCGCGGTGAACAACACCGCGTTGCAATTCCTTGGCGAAGGCCAGACCCTCACCCAGACTTATAACGTGGCAATCGGCGACGGCGCGGTGCAGACCGTGACCATCACGATTACCGGCACCAACGACCAGCCAACGCTGACGATTATCGACACTACCGGTGCGATGAGCGAAGGCAACGGCACTGCAACCCTGAGCGACAGCGGCGCACTGAGCTTTGCCGATCTGGACAGTACCGACACGGTGACCGTATCGCAGACCGCCAACGGCGACATCGCCTGGAGTGGCGGTGCGCTCAATGTTGGTGTGGCCTCGGCACTGGTGGCTGGTTTCTCGGTCGACCAGAACAGCTGGGACTACAGCAGCAATCAGAACCTCGACTTCCTCGGTGCGGGTGAAACCATCACCTTCTCGTACGCGGTGGTCGCCACCGACGACAGCGGCGCGGCTAATGCTGCCTCGGCGACGCAAACCGTCACCATCACGATCACCGGCACTAACGATGCGCCGGTGCTCAGCTTCGCGACGGGCAATGATGCCGGCGCGATGCAAGAAGACACCACGCTCAGCGTCAGCGGCCAGTTCAGCTCCGCCGACATCGATCATGCTGCCACGGCAACTTGGAGCATCAATGGTTCGGCTTCGGGCACCTACGGCTCGATCGCAGTCGACAACACCGGAAAATGGACTTACACCCTGGCCAATGGCACCGATGGCATTGCCAGTGCGGTGCAGTCGCTGGGGGCTGGCGAAAGTCAAGACGAAGTGTTCACCGTGCAGGTCAGCGATGGCCTCGGCGGCGTCGACACCCAACTGGTGACCGTCACCGTCAGCGGCACTAACGATGCGCCGGTGCTCAGCTTCGCAACGGGCAATGATGCCGGTGCGGTGCAGGAAGACACCACACTTAGCGTTAGCGGCCAGTTCAGCTCGGCCGACATCGATCATGCTGCCACGGCCAGCTGGAGCATTGCCGGTACGAATACCGGCATCTACGGTTCGATCGCAGTCGACAACACCGGCAAATGGACTTACACCCTGGCCAATGGCACCGATGGCATTGCCAGTGCGGTGCAGTCGCTGGGGGCTGGCGAAAATCACGATGAAGTGTTTACCGTGCAGGTCAGCGATGGCCTCGGCGGTGTCGACACCCAACTGGTGACCGTCACCGTCAGCGGCACTAACGATGCACCGGTGCTCAGCTTCGCAACGGGCAACGATGCCGGCGCGGTGCAGGAAGACACCACACTTAGCGTTAGCGGCCAGTTCAGCTCGGCCGACATCGATCATGCTGCCACGGCCAGCTGGAGCATTGCCGGTACGAATACCGGCATCTACGGTTCGATCGCAGTCGACAACACCGGAAAATGGACTTACACCCTGGCCAATGGCACCGATGGTGTCGCCAGTGCCGTGCAATCGCTGAAGGCGGGCGAGAGTCATGATGACGTGTTCACCGTGCAGGTCAGCGATGGCCTCGGCGGTGTCGACACCCAACTGGTGACCGTCACCGTTACCGGCACTAACGACGCACCGGTGCTCAGCTTCGCAACGGGCAACGATGCCGGCGCGGTGCAGGAAGACACCGCGCTCAGCGTCAGCGGCCAGTTCAGCTCGGCTGATATCGATCATGCTGCCACGGCCACTTGGAGCATCGCGGGTACGAATACCGGCACCTATGGCTCAATCGCAGTCGACAACACCGGCAAATGGACTTACACCCTGGCCAATGGCACCGATGGCATTGCCAGTGCGGTGCAGTCGCTGGGGGCTGGCGAAAATCACGATGAAGTGTTTACCGTGCAGGTCAGCGATGGCCTCGGCGGTGTCGACACCCAACTGGTGACCGTCACCGTCAGCGGCACTAACGATGCACCGGTGCTCAGCTTCGCAACGGGCAACGATGCCGGCGCGGTGCAGGAAGACACCACGCTCAGCGTCAGCGGCCAGTTCAGTTCGGCCGACATCGATCATGCTGCGACGGCCACTTGGAGCATCACAGGTACGAATACCGGCACCTATGGTTCGATCGCGGTGGATAGCACTGGAAAATGGACTTACACCCTGGCCAATGGCACCGATGGCATTGCCAGTGCGGTGCAGTCGCTGGGGGCTGGCGAGAGTCACGATGAAGTGTTCACCGTGCAGGTCAGCGATGGCCTCGGCGGCGTAGACACTCAGTTGGTGACCGTCACCGTCACCGGCACTAACGATGCGGCCGTGTTGTCCTCGGCCAACGTCACGCTGACCGAAACCGATTCCCCGCTGACCACCAACGGCACCTTGACCATCAGCGATGTCGACAGCGCCGCAACCTTCGTCGCCCAGTCCAACACCGCCGGCAGTTACGGCAAGTTCTCCATCGGCACTAATGGTGCCTGGAGCTACGTCGCCGATAGCGCCCACAACGAGTTCGTCGCCGGTACCACCTACACCGACACCTTCGCGGTGAGCAGCGCCGACGGCACCCTCACTTCAGTCACCGTCCACATCACCGGCACCAACGATGCCGCCGTGTTGTCCTCGGCCAGCGTCACCCTGACCGAGACCGATGCCCCGCTGACCACCAACGGCACCCTCACCATCAGCGACGTCGACAGCGCCGCAACCTTCGTCACCCAGTCCAACACCGCCGGCAGTTATGGCCAGTTCTCCATCGGCGCTGGCGGTGCCTGGACCTACGTTGCCGACTCCGCCCACAACGAGTTCGTCGCCGGCACCACCTACACCGACACCTTCGCGGTGAGCAGCGCCGATGGCACCCTCACTTCAGTCACCGTCCACATCACCGGCACCAACGACGCCGCCGTGCTGTCCTCAGCCAGCGTCACCCTGACCGAAACCGATTCCCCGCTGACCACCAACGGCACCCTGACCATCAGCGATGTCGACAGCGCCGCGACCTTCGTCGCCCAGTCCAACACCGACGGCAGTTATGGCCAGTTCTCCATCGGCACTAATGGTGCCTGGAGCTACGTTGCCGATAACGCCCACAACGAGTTCGCCGCCGGCACCACTTACACCGACACCTTCGCGGTGAGCAGCGCCGACGGCACCCTCACTTCAGTCACCGTCCACATCACCGGCACCAACGATGCCGCCGTGTTGTCCTCGGCCAACGTCACCCTGACCGAGACCGATGCCCCGCTGACCACCAACGGCACCCTGACCATCAGCGATGTCGACAGCGCCGCGACCTTCGTCGCCCAGTCCAACACCGCTGGCAGTTATGGCCAGTTCTCCATCGGCACTAATGGTGCCTGGAGCTACGTTGCCGATAACGCCCACAACGAGTTCGCCGCCGGCACCACTTACACCGACACTTTCGCGGTGAGCAGCGCCGACGGCACCCTCACTTCAGTCACCGTCCACATCACCGGCACCAACGATGCCGCCGTGTTGTCCTCGGCCAACGTCACCCTGACCGAGACCGATGCCCCGCTGACCACCAACGGCACCCTCACCATCAGCGACGTCGACAGCGCCGCATCCTTCGTCACCCAGTCCAACACCGCCGGCAGTTATGGCCAGTTCTCCATCGGCACTAATGGTGCCTGGAGCTACGTCGCCGATAACGCCCACAACGAGTTCGCCGCCGGCACCACCTACACCGACACCTTCGTGGTGAGCAGCGCCGACGGCACCCTCACTTCAGTCACCGTCCACATCACCGGCACCAACGACGCCGCCGTGCTGTCCTCAGCCAGCGTCACCCTGACCGAAACCGATTCCCCGCTGACCACCAACGGCACCTTGACCATCAGCGATGTCGACAGCGCCGCAACCTTCGTCGCCCAGTCCAACACCGCCGGCAGTTACGGCAAGTTCTCCATCGGCACTAATGGTGCCTGGAGCTACGTCGCCGATAACGCCCACAACGAGTTCGCCGCCGGCACCACCTACACCGACACCTTCGTGGTGAGCAGCGCCGACGGCACCCTCACTTCAGTCACCGTCCACATCACCGGCACCAACGATGCCGCCGTGTTGTCCTCGGCCAACGTCACCCTGACCGAGACCGATGCCCCGCTGACCACCAACGGCACCCTCACCATCAGCGACGTCGACAGCGCCGCATCCTTCGTCACCCAGTCCAACACCGCCGGCAGTTATGGCCAGTTCTCCATCGGCACTAATGGTGCCTGGAGCTACGTCGCCGATAACGCCCACAACGAGTTCGCCGCCGGCACCACCTACACCGACACCTTCGTGGTGAGCAGCGCCGACGGCACCCTCACTTCAGTCACCGTCCACATCACCGGCACCAACGACGCCGCCGTGCTGTCCTCAGCCAGCGTCACCCTGACCGAAACCGATTCCCCGCTGACCACCAACGGCACCCTGACCATCAGCGATGTCGACAGCGCCGCGACCTTCGTCGCCCAGTCCAACACCGCCGGCAGTTATGGCCAGTTCTCCATCGGCACTAATGGTGCCTGGAGCTACGTCGCCGATAACGCCCACAACGAGTTCGCCGCCGGCACCACCTACACCGACACCTTCGTGGTGAGCAGCGCCGACGGCACCCTCACTTCAGTCACCGTCCACATCACCGGCACCAACGATGCCGCCGTGTTGTCCTCAGCCAGCGTCACGTTGACCGAAACCAATGCCCCGCTGACCGCCACCGGTACCCTGACCATCAGCGACATCGACAGCCCGGAAACCTTCCAGGCTCAATCCGGTACCGCCGGCGCCAACGGAACCTTCGCCATCAATACCGCGGGCAACTGGAGCTATACCGCCAACTCGGCCTTCGACGCTCTCAATGTTGGCGACAGCCTGACCGACACCTTCACGGTACTCAGTGCCGACGGAACCGCGACGGCGGTGACGGTCACTATCAACGGCAGCAACGATGCCGCCGTGCTGTCCTCGGCCAGCGTCACGCTGACCGAAACCAATGCTCCGTTGACCGCCACCGGTACGCTGACCATCAGCGACATCGACAGCGCCGCGACCTTCGTCACCCAGACCAACACCGCCGGTGCCAACGGAACCTTCGCCATCAATACCGCGGGCAACTGGAGCTATACCGCCAACTCGGCCTTCGACGCACTCAATGTCGGCGACAGCCTGACCGACACTTTCACGGTACTCAGTGCCGACGGCACCGCGACCGCGGTGACGGTAACCATCAACGGCAGCAACGACGCGCCGACGATCACCTCCAACGGTGGTGGTACGACGGCCTCGGTCAGCGTGGCGGAGAACACCACGGCAGTTACGACGGTGGTAGCAACCGACGTTGATCTTCCGGCACAAACCCTGAGCTACAGCATTGTCGGCGGAGCAGATGCCGCGAAGTTCTCGATCGTTTCAGGCACGGGCACGCTGAGCTTTGTTTCTGCGCCCAATTTCGAGGCCCCGACCGATTCGGGAACGAACAACGTCTATGACGTGATCGTGCGGGCATCGGACGGCACGCTGTTTGACGACCAGGCGCTCGCGGTGAGCGTAACGGGCGTCAATGACAACACCCCGGTGATCACCTCCAACGGTGGTGGTGCGACGGCTTCGGTCAACGTGGCGGAGAACACCACGGCGGTCACGACAGTGACGGCGACCGATGCCGATCTGCCGGCGCAAACCCTGAGCTACAGCATCGTCGGCGGAGCGGATGCCGCGAAGTTCTCGATTGTTTCAGGCACGGGCGCGCTGAGCTTTGTTTCTGCGCCCAATTTCGAGGCCCCGACCGATTCAGGAACGAACAACGTCTATGACGTGATCGTGCGGGCATCGGACGGCACGCTGTTTGACGACCAGGCGCTCGCGGTGAGCGTAACGGGCGTCAACGACAACACCCCGGTGATCACCTCCAACGGGGGGGGTGCGACGGCTTCGGTCAACGTGGCGGAGAACACCACGGCGGTCACGACAGTGACGGCGACTGATGCCGATCTTCCGGTGCAAACCCTGAACTACTCGATCCTGAATACGGCCGGGACGGACTTCAGCAAGTTCTCTATCAGTCCGAGCGGAGTGCTGACGTTCAAATCGGCGCCGGATTACGAGAATGCCCAGGATGTCGGTGGTGCTGACGGTGACAATGCCTATGTTGTGGACGTTCTGGTGGCGGACGGCAATGGCGGAACCGACACCCAGACGATTACGGTGAATGTGCAGAACGTAGTTGAAACTCCAGTTGATACCGTGGCACCGACGGTGACTGTGACGGGGACTGCCTTAGGGATTCCGAACGGTTCAACGTCAACAGTCACATTCCAGTTCAGTGAGGTTGTGAGCGGTTTCAACCTTTCGGACGTCACGGTAACTACAACGAGCGGAACGCCCCGCGGAACCTGGAGTAACTTCACGCAGGTAGACGGCGATACCTACACGGCAACGCTGACTAGAACACAATCCGGTGGCGTGAAAGTCGACGTTACCGCGAACAGCTACACCGACCTGGCGGGCAATGCGGGTGCTGCCGGGAGCAGTGCAGTCCTTCCAGCAGGCGTTGCCGGCGAACCCATCAATCTAGCCCTCACTACTCCATCGTCCGATATTAGCGGCCCGATAACCGTGTCAATCAGCGGTGTTCCTTCGGGATGGATATTCAATGCGGGAACTGACAACGGCGACGGCACCTGGACCGTGCAGACCAGCGATCCTGGCGCATTGACTGTGACAACCCCAAGCGATTTCGCGGGAGCGTTGGTGCTTGATGTCAACATGTACTGGAGCAACAGCGACGGCAGCGACGGTAGCGCCTATGTGTTCAACAACGTCGAAGTCTATGCACCCGGCGCGCCGATTTTCGCCTTGTCCGCTGACGACAACCTTACCGGCTCGTCCGGTGCCGACACGTTCGTCTTCGCCCAGCCGATCGGCAACAACCAGATCTACAGTTTCGATGTCATGGCGGACAAGATCGACTTGATCGGCTTCGCGGGCGTCAACGGTTTTGCTGATTTGAGTATCACTAACGACGCCAACGGCAATGCGCTGGTCAGCATCAGCTCCGGCCAGTCGGTCACCCTTAAAGGTGTCGATGCGGCGGACTTGAGCGAAGCGAACTTCCAGTTCGATGTGGACCCGGTGATGACCAATACCGGTACCCTCATCATTGCCGACGGCGCGATCATGCCGTTCGGTGGCAGCATTCATAACAGCGGCACCATCGAACTCGGCTCCACCGGCAGCGAGACCAATCTTGAGATTCTGTTCCGTGGTGCGACCTTGACCGGTGGCGGCCAGGTACTGCTATCCGACAGCGCGCAAAATGTGATTTTCGGCGGCAGCGCCGATACCGTTCTGACCAACGTCGACAACCGTATTTCCGGCGCTGGCCAGTTGGGCGCCGGGCAGTTGGTATTGGTCAATGCGGGGCTGATCCTGGCCAGCGGGCTGAACAGTCTGGTGCTCGACACCGGCAGCCACACCATCACCAACAGTGGAGTGCTGGAATCCACGGGTGAAGGCGGCATGACAGTGGCCAGCACAGTCGATAACTCCGGACACTTGTGGGCCAACGGTGGCGACCTGCGCCTGCTGGCCGACGTAATGGGCAATGGCAGCGCCACCATCGACGGCGACGCGACCCTGACCTTTTCCGGCGCTGCACACGGGTCCGTCGCCTTCCACGGCGAAGGCGCGGGCACGCTGGTGATCGCACAGGCCGAAGCGGCGGGTTCTCTGGTCGGCATCCTCGGCCTGGAAAGCGATGACATGCTGACCTTCAGCGATCTCGCCTTCGGCGCCAACACCCAACTCAGCTACAGCGCCAACGCCTCTGGCACCGGCGGCCTGCTGACAGTGGACGATGGCGTGCATCGGGCCGAGGTGAACTTGCTGGGGCACTACACAGTGGATGACTTCCAGGCCACCGACGGCGGCGAGACCGGTACCCAAGTCAGTTACAGCGGCGAATCCAGCGGCACGCTGGTGGGCAGCATGGCGGCGGACGTACTCAGTGGCGGCGACGGCAATGACATCCTCGCGGGTCGTGGTGGGGAGGACACGCTCAGCGGTGGCGCGGGAGCCGATATGTTCGCCTATCTCAACGTGGCGGAAGGCGCAGACACCATCCTCGACTACAACTTCGCCGAAGGTGACGCGCTCGACCTCTCTGCACTGCTCAGCGCCAACTTCGTTAGCGGTGTCAGCCAGGCGTCCGACTTCGTCCAACTGGCGCAATCAGGCAGCGACATCACCGTGAAGGTGGATACCGATGGCGCAGCCAATGGTACGAACTTCACCGATGTGGCGGTCCTAGCCAACACCGGCACGAGCGGTAGCGATCTGGTGCGCACCTGGTTTGGGGAGGCTGACCATACGCTGACGGCTTGA
- a CDS encoding PA3371 family protein, translated as MSKSAAGFFILALLSGIVHLSLVQDTVITLPLIACGVFGALFVLALVAGRKIKFDPVLR; from the coding sequence ATGTCCAAATCAGCCGCAGGGTTTTTCATCCTCGCTTTACTGAGTGGCATCGTTCATCTGTCATTGGTCCAGGACACGGTCATCACCCTGCCCCTGATTGCCTGCGGCGTGTTCGGTGCGCTGTTCGTGCTGGCGCTAGTCGCCGGACGCAAGATCAAGTTCGATCCGGTTTTGCGCTGA
- the phnN gene encoding phosphonate metabolism protein/1,5-bisphosphokinase (PRPP-forming) PhnN, with product MGGRLIYLMGPSGSGKDSLIEAAREPLRARHCEVIRRVITRSAQSGGEDAIEVSREEFERRRAKGDFALSWQANGLNYGIPVRIDQWLADGRDVLVNGSRGHLAEAQQRYPSLLPVLLTVKNEVLRERLLRRQRENPAEIEARLRRNALFSADDSIGEMQIHRLDNSGDLAGTVANLLKLLSLSAKPDRT from the coding sequence ATGGGTGGCCGACTGATTTACTTAATGGGGCCTTCGGGATCCGGCAAAGACAGTCTCATCGAAGCCGCTCGCGAGCCGTTGCGCGCACGCCATTGTGAAGTCATACGCCGGGTTATCACGCGCTCGGCGCAATCCGGGGGTGAAGACGCGATTGAGGTTTCCCGCGAAGAATTCGAACGACGCAGAGCCAAAGGAGATTTTGCGTTGTCGTGGCAAGCCAATGGGTTGAATTACGGTATCCCTGTGCGCATAGACCAATGGCTCGCGGACGGTCGCGATGTGTTGGTCAACGGTTCACGTGGACATCTGGCAGAGGCGCAACAGCGCTATCCCTCACTCTTGCCGGTGCTGCTGACCGTCAAGAATGAAGTCCTGCGCGAGCGTTTGCTACGGCGCCAGCGTGAGAATCCGGCAGAAATTGAAGCAAGACTGCGTCGTAATGCGCTCTTCTCGGCTGACGATTCAATCGGTGAAATGCAGATCCATCGACTCGATAACTCCGGCGACCTGGCCGGCACCGTTGCCAATCTTCTGAAGCTGCTGAGCCTCAGCGCAAAACCGGATCGAACTTGA
- a CDS encoding Arc family DNA-binding protein — translation MRPLKQAIYSSRTADKFVVRLPDGMRERIAEVARNHHRSMNSEIIARLEQSLIQEGALGEELSMRLDSPELSLHERELLQRFRQLSHRQQNALVSLIAHDAEMAADAS, via the coding sequence ATGCGCCCATTGAAACAGGCAATTTATTCCAGCCGTACGGCTGACAAGTTCGTCGTACGTCTGCCAGACGGAATGCGTGAACGCATTGCCGAAGTGGCCCGCAATCATCATCGCAGCATGAATTCCGAAATTATCGCGCGCCTCGAGCAGAGTCTTATTCAGGAAGGCGCGCTGGGCGAAGAATTGAGCATGCGCCTGGACAGCCCCGAGCTGTCATTGCACGAACGTGAACTGCTGCAACGCTTCCGCCAACTCTCCCACCGTCAGCAAAACGCTCTGGTTTCGCTGATCGCCCACGATGCCGAAATGGCAGCAGACGCTTCCTGA